In Nicotiana tabacum cultivar K326 chromosome 19, ASM71507v2, whole genome shotgun sequence, one DNA window encodes the following:
- the LOC107801543 gene encoding uncharacterized protein LOC107801543, giving the protein MRDQLELNSPSVIETSSPQMTTVSASPAGSVLLDSSHPFYLHPSDSPGMLLVKTAFDGKVYGGWRRGMLIALSVKNKIGFIDGIFLQPKISSDVFKFWTRCNDIVISWLLNSLSKAIAESVLYSKTAKDIWDELEGRFGQSNGPQFYHLQKEMTESTQENLDIAGYYTKLKRLWDELDSLDVCQHCTCPCRCGGKIKNFKSQQDSRLIQFRIGLNDAYAAARSNLLMLSPLPSVNHAYFLLIRDGKQREVYISHHPVESSFVAAQQSYGGQKVTSAKKFNTEIKKGTQFCNYCNKQNHTIEN; this is encoded by the coding sequence ATGAGAGACCAACTCGAGCTCAATTCACCATCTGTGATAGAAACAAGCTCTCCTCAGATGACAACAGTTAGTGCTTCACCAGCTGGTTCTGTACTTCTTGACTCCTCTCATCCCTTTTACCTTCACCCTTCAGATTCACCTGGCATGCTTCTTGTTAAAACTGCTTTTGATGGAAAAGTATATGGGGGTTGGAGAAGAGGAATGCTCATAGCCTTGTCTGTGAAAAACAAGATAGGGTTCATTGATGGAATCTTCCTTCAACCCAAAATCTCTTCTGATGTTTTCAAATTTTGGACCCGTTGTAATGACATTGTCATTTCTTGGCTATTGAACTCTCTTTCTAAAGCAATAGCAGAGAGTGTTCTATACTCCAAGACAGCAAAGGACATCTGGGATGAGCTTGAAGGAAGGTTTGGTCAGAGTAATGGACCACAATTTTATCACCTACAAAAGGAGATGACTGAGTCAACACAAGAAAATTTAGATATAGCAGGATACTATACTAAGCTGAAAAGGCTCTGGGATGAGTTGGACAGCCTGGATGTGTGTCAACACTGCACCTGTCCCTGTAGATGTGGTGGTAAAATAAAAAACTTTAAATCTCAGCAAGATAGCAGACTCATTCAGTTCCGTATCGGACTGAATGATGCTTATGCAGCAGCCAGAAGCAATCTACTTATGCTATCACCATTGCCTTCAGTCAACCATGCCTACTTTTTACTTATCAGAGATGGGAAGCAAAGAGAAGTATATATTTCTCACCATCCAGTTGAAAGTTCCTTTGTTGCTGCTCAACAGTCCTATGGAGGGCAAAAGGTGACCTCTGCTAAGAAATTCAACACAGAAATAAAGAAAGGAACTCAGTTCTGCAACTATTGCAATAAGCAGAATCACACTATAGAAAACTAG